One Amycolatopsis thermophila DNA segment encodes these proteins:
- a CDS encoding DUF4395 domain-containing protein has product MSAGPAVDPRGPRFAAVITTVVLAVVLITGWWPLLAVQTVVFAIGAFIGLKPAPYSLLYRYLVAPRLAPTSEREDAAPLRFAQAVGFVFALVGTIGYATGVTALGIVATAFALFAAFLNAAFNFCLGCEMYLLIRRVAPSQAS; this is encoded by the coding sequence ATGTCAGCAGGTCCAGCCGTCGATCCACGCGGACCGCGTTTCGCGGCCGTCATCACGACCGTCGTGCTCGCGGTGGTCCTCATCACGGGTTGGTGGCCACTGCTGGCCGTGCAGACGGTCGTGTTCGCCATCGGTGCGTTCATCGGGCTGAAGCCGGCCCCGTACTCGCTGCTCTACCGCTACCTCGTCGCGCCGCGGCTGGCGCCGACGTCGGAGCGGGAGGACGCGGCGCCGCTGCGGTTCGCCCAGGCGGTCGGGTTCGTGTTCGCGCTGGTCGGCACCATCGGGTACGCCACCGGCGTCACCGCGCTGGGCATCGTCGCGACGGCGTTCGCGCTGTTCGCGGCGTTCCTCAACGCGGCGTTCAACTTCTGTCTCGGCTGCGAGATGTACCTCCTGATCCGGCGCGTGGCGCCGAGCCAGGCTTCCTGA
- a CDS encoding winged helix-turn-helix transcriptional regulator — protein MSLDLLVLTSEAEATAVLPALDLLPHTVRVRAPEVTALLDAGHRDVILLDARTDLASAKSLCRLLKGTAEDEGGTPIIAVIGEGGLVAVSAEWRTDDILLPTAGPAEVDARLRLATTRDGGSTQVDTELRVGDLVIDEATYTARLRRRTLELTYKEFELLKYLAQHAGRVFTRAQLLQEVWGYDFFGGTRTVDVHVRRLRAKLGPEHEQMIGTVRNVGYKFERPVKASARPGVTSLNFDPSELSTEFSNH, from the coding sequence ATGAGCCTGGACCTGCTCGTTCTGACTTCCGAGGCGGAGGCCACTGCGGTCCTTCCAGCCCTTGACCTGCTCCCGCACACCGTACGCGTCCGCGCGCCGGAGGTCACCGCGCTCCTCGACGCGGGCCACCGGGACGTGATCCTGCTCGACGCGCGCACCGACCTGGCCTCCGCGAAGAGCCTCTGCCGCCTGCTCAAGGGCACCGCCGAGGACGAGGGCGGCACGCCGATCATCGCGGTGATCGGCGAGGGCGGCCTCGTCGCGGTCAGCGCCGAGTGGCGCACCGACGACATCCTGCTGCCCACCGCGGGCCCGGCCGAGGTCGACGCCCGGCTGCGGCTGGCCACCACGCGCGACGGCGGTAGCACCCAGGTGGACACCGAGCTGCGCGTCGGCGACCTGGTGATCGACGAGGCCACCTACACCGCGCGCCTGCGCCGCCGCACCCTCGAGCTCACCTACAAGGAGTTCGAGCTGCTCAAGTACCTCGCCCAGCACGCCGGCCGGGTGTTCACCCGCGCCCAGCTGCTGCAGGAGGTCTGGGGCTACGACTTCTTCGGCGGCACCCGCACGGTGGACGTGCACGTCCGGCGGCTGCGCGCCAAGCTCGGCCCCGAGCACGAGCAGATGATCGGCACCGTGCGCAACGTCGGGTACAAGTTCGAGCGCCCGGTCAAGGCGTCGGCCCGGCCCGGCGTGACTTCGCTCAACTTCGACCCGAGCGAGTTGTCGACGGAGTTCTCCAACCACTGA
- a CDS encoding LmeA family phospholipid-binding protein, with product MPPAGSRRRGRRARRIVISLVVLLALLVGADFGLAAFAEHTVSQKAREQLKLTDDPSVTIHGFPFTTQAIGGDYSHISLSASGVPIKDLQDVGVTADLYDVTAPLSDLVNGNTDAIDIGRLQAQVTIKASDINKVDPLTKVEDLRIEPSSIAYVQTGQDAESGTDNGSNGDQQGQDGTSAEDQGQDHSKAGIRISGYVQIAGQRLEIFCFAMIELHGTQIDIVPKRLQYGNDKETTVVPEAVQQALLPNFKATIDTGSLPFEVTPTAVQVNSGSVTIKGEAKNVRFSGAASSTGG from the coding sequence GTGCCACCCGCGGGTTCCCGCCGTCGTGGACGGCGCGCCCGGCGCATCGTCATCAGTCTCGTCGTACTCCTCGCACTGCTGGTCGGGGCCGATTTCGGGCTCGCCGCGTTCGCCGAGCACACCGTGTCGCAGAAGGCGCGCGAGCAGCTGAAGCTGACCGACGACCCGTCGGTGACCATCCACGGCTTCCCGTTCACCACCCAGGCGATCGGCGGTGACTACAGCCACATCTCGCTGTCCGCGTCCGGTGTGCCGATCAAGGACCTGCAGGACGTCGGTGTGACAGCCGACCTCTACGACGTCACGGCCCCGCTGTCGGACCTGGTCAACGGCAACACCGACGCGATCGACATCGGGCGGCTGCAGGCGCAGGTCACGATCAAGGCCAGTGACATCAACAAGGTCGACCCGCTGACCAAGGTCGAGGACCTGCGGATCGAGCCGTCGAGCATCGCCTACGTGCAGACCGGCCAGGACGCCGAGAGCGGCACCGACAACGGCTCGAACGGCGACCAGCAGGGCCAGGACGGCACGTCCGCGGAGGACCAGGGCCAGGACCACTCGAAGGCGGGCATCCGGATCTCCGGGTACGTGCAGATCGCCGGTCAGCGGCTGGAGATCTTCTGCTTCGCCATGATCGAACTGCACGGCACGCAGATCGACATCGTGCCGAAGCGCCTCCAGTACGGGAATGACAAGGAGACGACGGTTGTTCCCGAAGCTGTGCAGCAGGCCCTGCTGCCGAACTTCAAGGCCACGATCGACACCGGCAGCCTCCCGTTCGAGGTCACCCCGACGGCGGTGCAGGTGAACAGCGGGTCGGTCACCATCAAGGGTGAGGCCAAGAACGTGAGGTTCAGCGGGGCGGCCAGCTCGACCGGAGGGTGA
- a CDS encoding biotin-dependent carboxyltransferase family protein, with protein MSRALEVVATGPLALVQDLGRPGHAHLGVPPSGALDVPALRLANRLAGNPETAAGIETLLGGLAVKARASCTVAVTGPPVAVTVDGRPAGSHVPVHLTAGQTLTVGRPDTGLRCYLAVSGGIDVEPELGSRSRDVLSGIGPAPLEPGDVLPLGAPSGIPDGADTVTAPPTPPDLLVPVVLGPRDDWFDDAAHQLSVPWTVTSESNRVGLRLDGPALRRTEARAAAELPSEGVITGAIQVPPNGLPVVFLADHPTTGGYPVIAVVVPRALPALAQARPGTTIRFRPYA; from the coding sequence GTGAGCCGCGCGCTGGAGGTCGTCGCGACCGGGCCGCTCGCCCTGGTCCAGGACCTCGGCCGGCCCGGTCACGCGCACCTCGGCGTGCCGCCCTCCGGCGCCCTCGACGTCCCGGCGCTGCGCCTGGCCAACCGGCTGGCCGGCAACCCGGAGACCGCGGCCGGGATCGAGACCCTGCTCGGCGGCCTCGCGGTGAAGGCACGCGCGTCCTGCACGGTCGCGGTCACCGGCCCGCCCGTCGCGGTGACCGTCGACGGCCGGCCCGCCGGCTCGCACGTCCCGGTGCACCTCACCGCCGGTCAGACCCTGACCGTCGGGCGCCCGGACACGGGCCTGCGCTGCTACCTCGCCGTGTCCGGCGGCATCGACGTCGAGCCCGAGCTGGGCAGCCGGTCGCGGGACGTCCTGTCCGGGATCGGGCCGGCCCCGCTGGAACCGGGCGACGTGCTGCCGCTGGGAGCGCCGAGCGGGATCCCGGACGGCGCGGACACCGTCACCGCCCCGCCGACCCCGCCCGACCTGCTCGTCCCGGTGGTCCTCGGCCCGCGCGACGACTGGTTCGACGACGCCGCCCACCAGCTGTCGGTGCCGTGGACGGTCACCAGCGAGTCCAACCGCGTCGGCCTCCGCCTGGACGGCCCCGCGCTGCGGCGCACCGAAGCGCGGGCCGCCGCGGAACTGCCCAGCGAAGGCGTCATCACCGGTGCGATCCAGGTGCCGCCCAACGGCCTGCCGGTCGTGTTCCTCGCCGACCACCCGACCACGGGCGGCTACCCGGTGATCGCCGTCGTCGTGCCCCGCGCGCTCCCCGCGCTGGCGCAGGCGAGGCCGGGCACGACGATCCGCTTCCGCCCCTACGCGTAG
- a CDS encoding TlpA family protein disulfide reductase, whose amino-acid sequence MTGLWVVLGTLVVAGIAGALLQARNGRVRAARRAPAAELPAPVAAALDTRARVTLVQISTTFCTPCRHTRALLGPLAERTDGLTHVDLDVTNQPEVAQALGVLRTPTTIAYGADGTELLRVGGVPKAPALLEALAPHLPARVAE is encoded by the coding sequence ATGACGGGCCTGTGGGTGGTTCTCGGCACGCTGGTGGTCGCCGGGATCGCCGGTGCGCTGCTGCAAGCGCGCAACGGGCGGGTCCGGGCGGCCCGCCGCGCGCCGGCCGCCGAGCTGCCCGCGCCCGTCGCCGCCGCGCTCGACACCCGGGCGCGGGTCACCCTGGTGCAGATCTCCACCACGTTCTGCACGCCGTGCCGGCACACCCGCGCCCTGCTCGGCCCGCTGGCCGAGCGCACCGACGGCCTCACGCACGTCGACCTCGACGTGACGAACCAGCCGGAGGTCGCCCAGGCGCTGGGTGTGCTGCGCACGCCCACCACCATCGCCTACGGTGCCGACGGCACCGAGCTGCTGCGCGTCGGCGGCGTGCCCAAGGCCCCCGCCCTGCTCGAGGCGCTGGCGCCCCACCTGCCCGCGCGAGTCGCCGAGTAG
- the pstC gene encoding phosphate ABC transporter permease subunit PstC, translated as MRPGDRIFKNLSTGAGIFVVALIALIGIFLLVQAIPALGANEVNFFTSRIWETGDPSHLRFGILDLLLVTIYTSLVALVIAMPISLGIALFLTQYAPKRLARPFAYIVDLLAAVPSIIFGLWGILVLAPKLTPISGWLNHALGFIPVFGTGNVFPNYAGTIFTAGVVLAVMLLPIITSLSREVFERTPTAQIEGALALGATRWEVIRTTVLPFGKAGYVGASMLGLGRALGETIALAVILYIPRGRTFDWSVFDGGATFASQIAANYAEFNNPRSAGAYIASGLVLFILTFAVNFAARSIIGERKAD; from the coding sequence GTGCGGCCGGGTGACCGCATCTTCAAGAACCTGAGCACCGGCGCGGGCATCTTCGTCGTCGCGCTCATCGCGCTGATCGGGATCTTCCTGCTGGTGCAGGCGATTCCGGCACTCGGCGCCAACGAGGTCAACTTCTTCACCTCACGCATCTGGGAAACCGGTGATCCGAGCCACCTGCGGTTCGGCATCCTGGACCTGCTGCTGGTCACCATCTACACCTCACTGGTGGCGCTGGTGATCGCGATGCCGATCTCGCTCGGCATCGCCCTGTTCCTGACCCAGTACGCCCCGAAGCGGCTGGCGCGGCCGTTCGCCTACATCGTCGACCTGCTGGCCGCGGTGCCCTCGATCATCTTCGGCCTGTGGGGCATCCTCGTGCTGGCCCCGAAGCTGACGCCGATCTCCGGATGGCTCAACCACGCGCTCGGGTTCATCCCGGTCTTCGGCACCGGCAACGTGTTCCCGAACTACGCGGGCACGATCTTCACCGCGGGCGTGGTGCTCGCCGTGATGCTGCTGCCGATCATCACGTCGCTGTCGCGCGAGGTGTTCGAGCGCACGCCGACCGCCCAGATCGAGGGCGCGCTCGCACTGGGCGCGACCCGCTGGGAGGTCATCCGGACGACCGTGCTGCCGTTCGGGAAGGCCGGCTACGTCGGCGCGTCGATGCTCGGTCTCGGCCGGGCCCTGGGCGAGACGATCGCGCTGGCCGTCATCCTGTACATCCCGCGCGGGCGCACCTTCGACTGGAGCGTCTTCGACGGCGGCGCGACGTTCGCGTCGCAGATCGCGGCGAACTACGCCGAGTTCAACAACCCGAGGTCCGCCGGCGCCTACATCGCGTCCGGTCTGGTCCTGTTCATCCTGACCTTCGCGGTGAACTTCGCGGCCAGGTCGATCATCGGCGAGCGGAAGGCGGACTGA
- the pstA gene encoding phosphate ABC transporter permease PstA, with amino-acid sequence MTTTLSETERLASPPAFQQVSARRKAKNMLATVLVWLSFLIAVAPLVWVLYTVIANGIKRIPYTNWWSQDFGSVLSDEVGGGVLHAIIGTLQQGLMCAIISVPLGLLVAIYLVEYGRNSRLAKITTFMVDILSGVPSIVAALFIYALWITTLGLPRSGFAVSLALVLLMIPVVVRSAEEMLRIVPDDLREASYALGVPKWKTIMKIVLPTALSGIISGIMMALARVMGETAPLLVLVGYSAYVNWDLFNNNQASLPLLMNTERATNSMEPGSVGFDRIWGAALTLVLIIAIINLLATVVSRLVAPKKK; translated from the coding sequence ATGACCACAACACTCTCCGAAACCGAGCGCCTCGCCTCGCCGCCCGCGTTCCAGCAGGTGAGCGCGCGCCGCAAGGCCAAGAACATGCTCGCCACGGTGCTGGTGTGGCTGTCGTTCCTGATCGCCGTCGCCCCGCTGGTCTGGGTGCTCTACACGGTGATCGCGAACGGCATCAAGCGCATCCCGTACACCAACTGGTGGAGCCAGGACTTCGGGTCGGTGCTGTCCGACGAGGTCGGCGGCGGCGTCCTGCACGCCATCATCGGCACGCTCCAGCAGGGCCTGATGTGCGCGATCATCTCGGTGCCGCTGGGCCTGCTGGTGGCGATCTACCTGGTGGAGTACGGGCGCAACAGCCGCCTGGCGAAGATCACCACGTTCATGGTGGACATCCTCTCGGGTGTCCCGTCGATCGTCGCCGCGCTGTTCATCTACGCGCTGTGGATCACCACGCTGGGCCTGCCGCGCAGCGGCTTCGCCGTGTCGCTGGCGCTGGTGCTGCTGATGATCCCGGTCGTGGTGCGTTCCGCCGAGGAGATGCTGCGGATCGTGCCGGACGACCTGCGCGAGGCGTCGTACGCGCTGGGCGTGCCCAAGTGGAAGACGATCATGAAGATCGTGCTGCCGACGGCGCTGTCCGGCATCATCAGCGGCATCATGATGGCGCTGGCCCGCGTCATGGGCGAGACGGCGCCGCTGCTCGTGCTGGTCGGGTACTCGGCCTACGTCAACTGGGACCTGTTCAACAACAACCAGGCCTCGCTGCCGCTGCTGATGAACACCGAACGGGCCACCAACTCGATGGAACCGGGTAGCGTGGGTTTCGACCGCATCTGGGGCGCCGCGCTGACCCTCGTCCTCATCATCGCCATCATCAACCTCCTCGCCACGGTGGTCTCCCGCCTGGTCGCCCCGAAGAAGAAGTGA
- a CDS encoding FABP family protein: MTSGDDAVAAAAERAESTRGRNLPQFDDLPIPVDTANLREGANLNDACLALLPLVGVWRGEGEVNYPTIEGPRRVAQQLTIAHDGRPFLYHEARSWLLDDDGNVIRAAAREVGWWRPQADDTIELLLAHNTGIVEVFYGKPRTQTSWELGTDAVVRTSTAKEVTGAQRLYGLVNNGDLGYVEERAMVGQPMQPHVSLYLKRVVG, from the coding sequence ATGACATCCGGCGATGACGCCGTCGCAGCCGCCGCCGAGCGGGCCGAGTCGACGCGCGGGCGCAACCTCCCGCAGTTCGACGACCTGCCCATCCCGGTCGACACCGCGAACCTGCGCGAGGGCGCGAACCTGAACGACGCCTGCCTGGCGCTGCTGCCGCTCGTCGGCGTGTGGCGCGGGGAGGGCGAGGTCAACTACCCGACCATCGAGGGTCCCCGCCGCGTCGCCCAGCAGCTCACCATCGCGCACGACGGCCGCCCGTTCCTGTACCACGAGGCGCGCTCGTGGCTGCTCGACGACGACGGCAACGTGATCCGCGCGGCCGCCCGCGAGGTCGGCTGGTGGCGCCCGCAGGCCGACGACACGATCGAGCTGCTGCTGGCCCACAACACCGGCATCGTCGAGGTGTTCTACGGCAAGCCGCGCACCCAGACCTCCTGGGAGCTGGGCACCGACGCGGTCGTGCGCACCTCCACGGCCAAGGAGGTCACCGGCGCGCAGCGGCTCTACGGCCTGGTCAACAACGGTGACCTGGGCTACGTCGAGGAACGCGCGATGGTCGGCCAGCCGATGCAGCCGCACGTCTCCCTGTACCTCAAACGCGTCGTGGGCTGA
- a CDS encoding sulfurtransferase produces the protein MSREDVLVTTQWAEENLNTPGVVFAEVDEDTTAYDGGHIPGAVKIDWKTELQDPVRRDFVDKAGFEALLSEKGIANDDLVVLYGGNNNWFAAYAYWYFKLYGHDKVKLLDGGRKKWELDGRELTSDEVKRERTNYVAKEPDTSIRAFRDEVVDAIGTKNLVDVRSPDEFTGKLLAPAHLPQESAQRGGHIPTALNVPWAKTANEDGTFKTAEELKELYAEAGLDTGKATIAYCRIGERSSHTWFALHELIGLEDVKNYDGSWTEYGSLVGVPIETGTGK, from the coding sequence ATGAGCCGTGAAGACGTCCTGGTCACCACGCAGTGGGCCGAGGAGAACCTGAACACCCCCGGCGTGGTCTTCGCCGAGGTGGACGAGGACACCACCGCCTACGACGGCGGCCACATCCCCGGCGCGGTCAAGATCGACTGGAAGACCGAGCTGCAGGACCCGGTCCGCCGCGACTTCGTCGACAAGGCCGGGTTCGAGGCCCTGCTGTCGGAGAAGGGCATCGCCAACGACGACCTCGTCGTCCTGTACGGCGGCAACAACAACTGGTTCGCCGCGTACGCCTACTGGTACTTCAAGCTGTACGGCCACGACAAGGTCAAGCTGCTCGACGGCGGCCGCAAGAAGTGGGAGCTGGACGGCCGCGAGCTGACCTCCGACGAGGTCAAGCGCGAGCGCACCAACTACGTCGCCAAGGAGCCGGACACCTCGATCCGCGCCTTCCGCGACGAGGTCGTCGACGCGATCGGCACCAAGAACCTGGTCGACGTGCGCTCGCCCGACGAGTTCACCGGCAAGCTGCTCGCCCCCGCGCACCTGCCGCAGGAGTCGGCGCAGCGCGGCGGCCACATCCCGACGGCGCTGAACGTGCCGTGGGCCAAGACCGCGAACGAGGACGGCACGTTCAAGACCGCCGAGGAGCTCAAGGAGCTGTACGCCGAGGCGGGCCTGGACACCGGCAAGGCGACCATCGCCTACTGCCGGATCGGTGAGCGCTCCAGCCACACCTGGTTCGCGCTGCACGAGCTGATCGGGCTCGAGGACGTGAAGAACTACGACGGTTCGTGGACCGAGTACGGCTCGCTGGTGGGCGTGCCGATCGAAACCGGAACGGGGAAGTGA
- the mshD gene encoding mycothiol synthase, producing MLTLVWADELDENTTREVRELLLAAREADGRPDLPPDGSLPGEFAHGPHLLARADGVLAGYAHLDVSGDAFGRQVAELIVRPDHRRQGVGSEMLSALVDRAGEATLRLWAHGDHPGAAAIAERAGFSRARELLIMRTPVDPDWPEPRLPEGVTLRTFVPGRDEQAVIEVNARAFDWHPEQGRLTVGDLRAEEAEDWFDPDGFFLAEDSAGKLLGFHWTKVHPANPRRFGGEETGEVYVVGVDPGAQGGGLGKALTLAGLRYLRDRGLPQVILYVEGDNAPAIAVYSRLGFTRHEVDVQYER from the coding sequence ATGCTGACTCTGGTGTGGGCCGACGAGCTGGACGAGAACACCACCCGCGAGGTGCGCGAGCTGTTGCTCGCCGCGCGTGAGGCGGACGGCCGTCCGGACCTCCCGCCCGACGGATCGCTGCCCGGCGAGTTCGCGCACGGACCGCACCTGCTGGCCCGCGCCGACGGCGTGCTCGCCGGTTACGCGCACCTGGACGTCTCCGGCGACGCCTTCGGACGGCAGGTGGCCGAGCTGATCGTGCGGCCGGACCACCGGCGGCAGGGCGTGGGCAGCGAGATGCTGTCCGCGCTGGTCGACCGGGCCGGCGAGGCGACGCTGCGGCTGTGGGCCCACGGCGACCACCCCGGTGCGGCAGCGATCGCCGAGCGAGCGGGTTTCTCGCGAGCCCGCGAACTGCTGATCATGCGCACCCCAGTCGACCCGGACTGGCCGGAGCCCCGGCTGCCCGAGGGCGTCACCCTGCGCACCTTCGTGCCCGGGCGCGACGAGCAGGCCGTGATCGAGGTCAACGCCCGCGCCTTCGACTGGCACCCGGAACAGGGCCGGCTCACGGTCGGCGACCTGCGCGCCGAGGAGGCCGAGGACTGGTTCGACCCCGACGGCTTCTTCCTCGCCGAGGACTCCGCGGGCAAGCTGCTGGGCTTCCACTGGACCAAGGTGCACCCGGCCAACCCGCGCCGCTTCGGCGGCGAGGAGACCGGCGAGGTGTACGTCGTGGGCGTCGACCCCGGCGCGCAGGGCGGCGGTCTCGGCAAGGCCCTGACCCTGGCCGGCCTGCGCTACCTCCGCGATCGCGGCCTGCCGCAGGTGATCTTGTACGTCGAGGGCGACAACGCGCCGGCGATCGCCGTTTACTCGCGTCTCGGCTTCACGCGGCACGAGGTCGACGTCCAATACGAGCGGTGA
- a CDS encoding DUF1416 domain-containing protein, which yields MSADGCGAPVQTATPADIDTNGQVVVAGKVTGGDGPLGGAYVRLLNGDGDFAGEVQASPEGDFRFYAAPGAWTVRALHRAGNGEASLTAEGPGLHQVAISVA from the coding sequence ATGAGTGCTGACGGTTGCGGCGCGCCGGTCCAGACGGCGACGCCCGCGGACATCGACACGAACGGGCAGGTCGTGGTGGCCGGCAAGGTCACCGGCGGCGACGGCCCGCTGGGCGGTGCCTACGTGCGCCTGCTGAACGGCGACGGCGACTTCGCGGGCGAGGTCCAGGCCTCCCCCGAGGGCGACTTCCGCTTCTACGCCGCGCCCGGCGCCTGGACCGTGCGCGCCCTGCACCGCGCCGGCAACGGCGAGGCGTCGCTGACCGCCGAGGGACCCGGCCTGCACCAGGTCGCGATCTCGGTCGCCTGA
- the pstB gene encoding phosphate ABC transporter ATP-binding protein PstB, which translates to MAKRIDVKDLDIYYGKFHAVDSVTLSVPPRNVTAFIGPSGCGKSTVLRTLNRMHEVIPGARVDGQVLLDGEDIYSSSVDPVQVRRTIGMVFQRPNPFPTMSIRDNVVAGLKLAGTTSKKKLDDIAERALRGANLWNEVKDRLNKPGGSLSGGQQQRLCIARAIAVRPDVLLMDEPCSALDPISTLAIEDLIAELKKDYTIVIVTHNMQQAARVSDQTAFFNLAGVGQPGRLVEINDTEKIFSNPDEKATEDYISGRFG; encoded by the coding sequence ATGGCCAAGCGAATCGACGTCAAGGACCTCGACATCTACTACGGCAAGTTCCACGCCGTCGACAGCGTCACGCTGTCCGTGCCGCCGCGGAACGTCACCGCCTTCATCGGCCCGTCCGGCTGCGGCAAGTCCACCGTGCTGCGCACGCTGAACCGGATGCACGAGGTCATCCCGGGTGCGCGGGTCGACGGGCAGGTGCTGCTCGACGGCGAGGACATCTACTCCTCCTCGGTCGACCCGGTGCAGGTGCGGCGCACCATCGGCATGGTGTTCCAGCGGCCGAACCCGTTCCCCACGATGTCCATCCGGGACAACGTGGTGGCCGGGCTGAAGCTGGCCGGCACGACGAGCAAGAAGAAGCTCGACGACATCGCCGAGCGGGCCCTGCGCGGCGCCAACCTGTGGAACGAGGTCAAGGACCGGCTGAACAAGCCGGGCGGCAGCCTCTCCGGTGGCCAGCAGCAGCGGCTGTGCATCGCGCGGGCCATCGCCGTGCGCCCGGACGTGCTGCTGATGGACGAGCCGTGCTCGGCGCTGGACCCGATCTCCACGCTCGCGATCGAGGACCTGATCGCCGAGCTGAAGAAGGACTACACCATCGTGATCGTCACGCACAACATGCAGCAGGCGGCGCGGGTGTCGGACCAGACGGCGTTCTTCAACCTGGCCGGGGTCGGCCAGCCGGGACGCCTCGTGGAGATCAACGACACCGAGAAGATCTTCTCGAACCCCGACGAGAAGGCGACGGAGGACTACATCTCGGGCCGGTTCGGCTGA
- the pxpB gene encoding 5-oxoprolinase subunit PxpB, with protein MRWLRYGPDAALVECESLAEMSAVRAAVVAAGLPDLVEVVPGARTVLVAARPGTRALEQVRALVERADPETADGGEPREITLDVRYDGEDLDLVARTAGISTDEVVELHTGAVYTVAFTGFAPGFGYLTGLPEPLRQSRLDTPRTRVPAGAVAIAGEFTGVYPRSSPGGWRLLGHTDAVLFDSRAERPALLAPGDRVRFRSLS; from the coding sequence GTGCGCTGGCTGCGCTACGGCCCGGACGCCGCGCTCGTCGAATGCGAGTCGCTCGCCGAGATGAGCGCCGTCCGCGCCGCCGTGGTCGCCGCGGGCCTGCCCGATCTGGTCGAGGTCGTACCCGGGGCCCGCACGGTCCTCGTCGCCGCCCGGCCCGGCACGCGCGCCCTGGAGCAGGTCCGCGCGCTCGTCGAGCGGGCCGATCCGGAAACCGCCGACGGCGGCGAGCCGCGGGAGATCACCCTCGACGTCCGCTACGACGGCGAGGACCTCGACCTCGTGGCGCGCACCGCGGGCATCAGCACCGACGAGGTGGTCGAGCTGCACACCGGCGCCGTCTACACCGTCGCGTTCACCGGCTTCGCCCCCGGCTTCGGCTACCTCACCGGGCTGCCCGAACCGCTCCGGCAGTCGCGTTTGGACACTCCACGCACGCGCGTCCCGGCCGGTGCGGTGGCGATCGCGGGCGAGTTCACCGGCGTCTACCCGCGCTCCTCACCCGGCGGCTGGCGGCTGCTCGGGCACACCGACGCCGTCCTGTTCGACAGCCGCGCGGAGCGCCCCGCGCTGCTCGCGCCGGGCGACCGGGTCCGGTTCCGGAGCCTGTCGTGA
- the pstS gene encoding phosphate ABC transporter substrate-binding protein PstS: MKIMRPMGALGIAASAALVLAACGTDPASTGNTRTSGAATAPTAQANVQCGGKSPLTGEGSTAQKTAVDIFAQQYAKTCAGQIVNYNATGSGAGVKQFTAKQVDFGGSDSPLKTGDEQNAANARCAGGEAWNLPLVVGPVAIAYKLDGVSSLTLNGEVAAKIFNGKITKWNDPAIAAVNPGVNLPDKPIQVFSRSDESGTTDNFQTYLEAASKGAWTQGTGKAFKGGVGNGAQGSNGVASGIRGADGAIGYVESSYVKDGLTAAKLDSGSGAVELTPENVAKALDAASFRTPGSNDLALDLKKIYASNTPGAYPLLLTTYEIVCSKGYDADTAKAVKAFLTVAATTAQQPIADKGFVPLPQSLQDKVLTSINAIS, translated from the coding sequence GTGAAGATCATGCGGCCGATGGGTGCTCTCGGCATCGCGGCGAGCGCTGCCCTCGTGCTCGCGGCCTGTGGCACCGACCCGGCGTCGACGGGCAACACCCGGACCTCGGGCGCGGCCACCGCCCCGACCGCTCAGGCCAACGTCCAGTGCGGTGGCAAGTCGCCGCTGACCGGCGAGGGGTCGACGGCCCAGAAGACCGCGGTGGACATCTTCGCCCAGCAGTACGCCAAGACCTGCGCGGGCCAGATCGTGAACTACAACGCGACCGGTTCCGGCGCGGGCGTCAAGCAGTTCACCGCCAAGCAGGTCGACTTCGGCGGCTCGGACTCTCCGCTGAAGACGGGCGACGAGCAGAACGCCGCCAACGCGCGCTGCGCCGGTGGCGAGGCCTGGAACCTGCCGCTGGTGGTCGGCCCGGTCGCCATCGCCTACAAGCTGGACGGCGTCTCCTCGCTCACCCTGAACGGCGAGGTCGCGGCCAAGATCTTCAACGGCAAGATCACCAAGTGGAACGACCCGGCGATCGCCGCCGTCAACCCGGGCGTCAACCTGCCGGACAAGCCGATCCAGGTGTTCTCGCGGTCGGACGAGTCGGGCACCACCGACAACTTCCAGACCTACCTCGAGGCCGCCTCGAAGGGTGCCTGGACGCAGGGCACCGGCAAGGCGTTCAAGGGCGGCGTCGGCAACGGCGCGCAGGGCTCCAACGGTGTCGCCTCGGGCATCCGGGGCGCCGACGGCGCCATCGGCTACGTCGAGTCGTCCTACGTCAAGGACGGCCTGACCGCCGCCAAGCTGGACAGCGGTTCGGGCGCGGTCGAGCTGACCCCGGAGAACGTGGCGAAGGCGCTGGACGCGGCCTCGTTCCGCACCCCGGGCAGCAACGATCTGGCCCTGGACCTGAAGAAGATCTACGCCAGCAACACCCCGGGTGCCTACCCGCTGCTGCTGACCACGTACGAGATCGTCTGCTCGAAGGGCTACGACGCCGACACCGCCAAGGCGGTCAAGGCGTTCCTGACCGTGGCGGCCACGACCGCCCAGCAGCCGATCGCGGACAAGGGGTTCGTGCCGCTCCCGCAGTCGCTGCAGGACAAGGTGCTGACCTCGATCAACGCGATCTCCTGA